A single window of Xylocopilactobacillus apicola DNA harbors:
- a CDS encoding immunoglobulin-like domain-containing protein, giving the protein MKANHKFKFAGLASTALLLLSPVAGAFTGVAQAITVHADDSSWDYDVDNPGLGQYDKLLQNAGPSDGQVDWYPAEHFASSSNIRASKLVQQLIDLSIATNDASSNARHVLFNDTKGGNPTAGYDKTYEKYKLALGFIAQILAFNNQKPGVGSYLHQGFESDFDSDGKLKEGIWAPNKEDVIATTGKTPDPDILAIPKIGEGVNISDVLGTAFFGNPNEAYAQLYINGYDNVAQNEENIIHESTSSITLMAQSKITGRKATAVFKLNNKTFNVLPEKVLLENNIDSSPSSKGEWGTRNFPDSEGSPRLGDSTAGTFNQRTNLKNGLTQDQQKLIGSGGSTAWVDPDTGSGTIVVPRGTDAATIAKKIKALGYQSNFNISNVAPMKAIHGDNVAGTLATDKNSYNASGVVGSGPSSVTFGDNSLSSLNPDLNATSISNDQFDGDGKAEDNYIGVADPRLTYDHTSNTITGANNLKSDFSNSLLFNPFNTNNKDETGIGKGGYNNDVAKKIPNQADTDSSKVDSVPGPAASVSDRDANFQGNLASKGLNFWPAYSNGNTIIPAGTTSVHNDANGSQNNDTYGKSTYAFGGPTDAFGGGAGSVNLKVGDNNSGVDGQLGDVVHAFEPSSGVNETKSPFMVREAWDDTHSIFGTAPFTGMSEETIKNQIANNGSFNNTSGDEIKKSFTFTMPLNNTVLKSYRNPYSTVISTALPFSKDSGIFKSGIDYDANPLTADGKGDPFGTGHNAAGNDSDMNATSVGFTGAYIYDSVNGSKINQVSKLPATNPWYVNHGTANKDVMDYNDSIEDTTGNANINIQGKNGSSDTDAKSLHLSTTTWESKSWGEGNQASDKPGIYNASPDVQFNKGTTSPTTTTTGDLDSSSDVQYNNVYDTWLKEDSGKIKGRVFANEVGTSYMIPGENSSDQYPHDHPLSPAQLGYVKDANNKDQFNKGTDAGSKFIDPNGYTFANHQITNPSGGVNVRMGWLVPGNDIDPSDWGPGKVDGYARWDGQYVVTSAHQTHSQTHKQFAKNAGYVLINASGLSEDQSKKLSKYQVPDGVTNPGSITLDGISNYENFNDLGTHATNRPYISPVNDDLGYRGGLLGVMSIHGNSTDSGIVKGTYDSKLNVTQSSTIAGSIYNRFLGTPSANDPVFLDAPGLTNGKVRVDGKGEFATDTDLHYGLAWNDSSDLPQVKIKRSLNVQYLVPVSVARDVKTTWTQDLQVRSVSLPTGYTWDRKQSVKTEYNNYKLYLGDVALEDAEFNPGNEDKIDFIDTNSNGSNITPRPPFRHDTSLNNMNVIQVKDALKGVRPVNNQIAYTRIDQSFPHYDSELFDQGSNTKALTTHQGEDDGVFVGSSAEMKTKSSDPKTIGTSDDYSIGIVKAPSKFFKVNEDGSLANGQTTLTNTADAKVEHSVENLADGKKGINKTMDVDENDNGMAISDPTSYSKLSDAYNVNISADGKVTAKDDDENSKSNQENRVALVQQLMDNGGNANAYYYIPSLPRLYENWNKARINVVVYDKAAVPAPTKQDTKPSFATTDVSRGNDPFNVKLRPYTTVYDDGAVLTEANVPQNFKNILAKSLVAGNPDYANNTEKLQQLLVNAFLGSWQQNNGSFDETDTGAGVKSPLYLYGGFGISNSDSKNSYDKWPTGYANPEDNTSKYHEALTNFSGDFYRGGADLKDAQGNTIANTKVPASSIKVDISKLDLTKAGSYPVVYTYTNPSNDKDTASITVPVQVTDQSAPVFAFQGTNDVTINVGENFDPTAYKVVGSWNIFNKYNGDYDQLVNYEGIAKDSKGDPDVTISGTVDTTVAGIYQLTYKATNASGIQTVMTRYITVLPKEAPSSEWSISDYNGVGYVNYVPGYGINVWNAPAGTFTGQRLQHGTAWKVFQKATNSKGQTFYNVGKNQWIDGQYVSFAPVTGGMETLDGIVTIKYVPGYGVNLWKDSNTTGGYYEGRKLQDGTEWKTFGQKNGFYKVGENQWVQGDYASYRAK; this is encoded by the coding sequence ATGAAAGCAAATCATAAATTCAAATTTGCCGGTTTAGCGAGTACAGCACTGTTACTGCTGTCTCCTGTAGCCGGTGCATTTACAGGTGTTGCTCAGGCAATTACTGTTCATGCTGACGATAGTTCTTGGGATTATGATGTTGATAATCCTGGGTTAGGTCAATATGACAAGCTTTTGCAAAATGCAGGGCCATCCGACGGTCAAGTTGACTGGTATCCTGCTGAGCATTTCGCTAGTAGCTCTAACATTCGTGCTTCTAAATTGGTCCAACAATTAATTGATCTTTCCATTGCGACTAATGATGCTAGCTCTAATGCTCGTCATGTCCTATTTAATGATACTAAGGGAGGTAACCCTACTGCTGGCTATGATAAAACTTATGAAAAGTATAAGCTTGCTCTAGGCTTTATCGCCCAAATCCTAGCATTCAACAACCAAAAACCTGGTGTCGGATCTTATTTACACCAAGGGTTTGAAAGTGACTTTGATAGCGATGGAAAGTTAAAAGAGGGTATTTGGGCTCCAAATAAAGAGGATGTCATTGCTACTACTGGCAAGACTCCTGACCCTGATATTCTAGCAATCCCCAAAATTGGCGAAGGCGTCAATATTTCTGACGTTTTAGGCACAGCTTTCTTCGGTAACCCGAATGAAGCTTATGCACAGCTTTATATCAATGGGTACGATAACGTTGCACAAAATGAAGAAAATATTATTCATGAATCTACCTCCAGCATTACTCTTATGGCTCAAAGCAAGATTACTGGCCGGAAAGCTACTGCCGTTTTCAAGCTTAACAATAAGACTTTCAACGTCTTGCCTGAGAAAGTTTTGCTAGAGAATAATATTGACAGCTCTCCTTCCTCTAAAGGTGAATGGGGTACTAGAAATTTTCCGGATTCTGAAGGTTCACCTCGTCTTGGTGATAGTACCGCTGGAACCTTTAATCAGCGTACTAACCTCAAGAATGGTTTGACTCAAGATCAACAGAAATTAATCGGTAGTGGTGGTTCTACTGCTTGGGTTGATCCTGATACTGGTTCTGGGACTATCGTGGTGCCGAGAGGTACTGATGCTGCTACTATCGCTAAGAAGATTAAAGCTCTCGGTTATCAGAGTAACTTCAATATCTCTAACGTTGCTCCTATGAAAGCTATTCATGGCGATAATGTGGCTGGTACTCTCGCTACTGATAAGAATTCTTACAACGCTTCTGGGGTAGTTGGCAGCGGACCTTCTTCCGTTACGTTTGGTGATAATTCTTTATCAAGTCTTAACCCTGATTTGAATGCCACCAGCATTAGTAATGATCAATTTGATGGTGACGGAAAAGCTGAAGATAACTACATTGGCGTCGCTGATCCTCGTTTGACATATGATCATACTTCTAACACAATTACCGGGGCTAATAATCTGAAGTCTGACTTCAGTAATTCACTCTTGTTTAATCCTTTCAATACCAACAACAAGGATGAGACCGGAATTGGTAAGGGTGGTTACAACAATGATGTTGCTAAAAAGATTCCTAATCAGGCTGATACAGACTCTAGTAAAGTTGATTCTGTGCCTGGTCCTGCAGCTAGTGTTTCTGATAGAGATGCAAACTTCCAAGGTAATTTAGCAAGTAAAGGCCTTAACTTCTGGCCTGCTTATTCTAATGGAAATACTATTATACCTGCCGGTACTACAAGTGTTCACAATGATGCAAACGGAAGTCAAAATAATGACACTTACGGAAAAAGCACCTATGCCTTCGGTGGTCCTACCGATGCTTTCGGTGGTGGTGCTGGATCTGTAAATCTAAAGGTTGGTGATAACAACAGCGGTGTAGATGGACAATTAGGTGACGTTGTTCATGCTTTCGAACCTAGTAGTGGAGTTAACGAAACTAAATCTCCTTTCATGGTGCGTGAAGCTTGGGATGATACTCATTCTATCTTCGGAACTGCTCCTTTTACTGGTATGTCTGAAGAAACTATCAAGAATCAAATCGCCAATAATGGTTCTTTTAACAACACTTCTGGTGATGAGATTAAGAAGAGTTTCACCTTCACTATGCCTTTAAACAACACTGTTTTGAAGTCTTACCGTAATCCTTACAGTACTGTTATTTCTACCGCACTGCCTTTCTCTAAGGATAGTGGAATTTTTAAATCGGGTATTGATTACGACGCTAATCCTTTGACTGCTGATGGCAAGGGTGATCCTTTTGGTACTGGGCACAATGCTGCTGGTAATGATTCTGATATGAATGCCACTAGTGTTGGGTTCACAGGAGCGTACATTTATGACTCAGTCAATGGTAGCAAAATTAATCAGGTATCAAAACTACCAGCAACTAATCCTTGGTATGTGAACCATGGAACTGCTAATAAAGACGTTATGGATTATAATGATTCAATTGAGGATACTACTGGTAACGCGAATATAAATATTCAGGGAAAGAATGGTAGTAGTGACACTGATGCGAAGTCCTTGCATCTCAGTACTACTACTTGGGAATCTAAGAGCTGGGGTGAAGGAAACCAAGCCAGTGATAAACCTGGGATTTACAATGCTAGCCCTGATGTACAATTTAATAAAGGGACAACGAGTCCGACGACAACTACTACAGGTGATTTAGATTCTTCTTCTGATGTACAATATAATAATGTATATGATACTTGGTTGAAAGAAGACTCTGGCAAAATCAAAGGCCGTGTTTTCGCCAATGAAGTGGGAACAAGCTATATGATTCCTGGAGAAAATAGTTCGGATCAATATCCGCATGATCATCCATTATCACCAGCTCAACTAGGTTATGTTAAAGACGCTAATAATAAAGATCAGTTCAATAAAGGGACTGATGCTGGATCTAAATTCATTGACCCAAATGGATATACTTTTGCTAATCATCAAATTACTAATCCTTCGGGGGGTGTAAACGTTAGGATGGGTTGGCTAGTTCCTGGTAATGACATTGATCCTTCAGATTGGGGTCCAGGCAAAGTTGATGGTTATGCAAGATGGGATGGTCAATATGTAGTTACCAGTGCCCATCAAACACATTCACAAACCCATAAACAATTCGCAAAGAATGCTGGTTATGTTTTAATTAACGCCAGTGGGTTAAGTGAAGATCAAAGTAAAAAGTTGTCTAAATATCAGGTTCCAGATGGCGTAACTAATCCGGGGTCTATTACTTTAGATGGTATTTCAAATTATGAAAACTTCAACGATTTGGGTACTCATGCTACAAATCGTCCATACATCTCACCAGTAAATGATGATTTAGGATATCGTGGTGGTCTACTCGGAGTAATGAGTATTCACGGTAATTCTACTGATTCTGGTATTGTAAAAGGAACTTATGATAGTAAACTCAATGTTACCCAATCATCTACAATTGCTGGCAGTATTTATAACAGATTTTTAGGAACTCCTAGCGCTAATGACCCCGTATTTTTAGATGCTCCTGGACTTACTAATGGTAAAGTTAGAGTAGATGGCAAAGGTGAATTTGCAACAGATACTGATTTACATTATGGATTAGCTTGGAATGATTCATCTGATTTACCACAAGTGAAGATTAAACGTTCTTTGAATGTTCAATATTTGGTTCCAGTTTCAGTTGCCAGAGATGTAAAAACTACTTGGACACAAGATCTTCAAGTAAGAAGCGTAAGTCTTCCCACAGGTTATACGTGGGATAGAAAACAATCTGTAAAAACCGAATACAATAACTATAAGCTGTATTTGGGTGATGTAGCATTAGAAGATGCAGAATTTAACCCAGGAAATGAAGACAAAATTGATTTCATAGATACTAATTCTAACGGATCAAATATTACTCCTCGTCCGCCGTTTCGACATGACACTTCGTTAAACAATATGAACGTGATTCAAGTCAAAGATGCTCTTAAGGGTGTTCGTCCAGTAAACAATCAAATTGCCTACACACGTATTGATCAAAGCTTCCCTCACTATGATTCTGAGTTATTTGACCAAGGTTCTAACACCAAGGCACTTACTACTCATCAAGGTGAAGACGACGGAGTATTTGTTGGTAGTTCCGCTGAGATGAAGACAAAATCTAGTGATCCTAAGACAATCGGTACCTCAGATGATTACTCAATCGGAATTGTTAAAGCTCCAAGTAAATTCTTCAAAGTCAATGAAGACGGAAGTCTTGCTAATGGTCAAACTACGTTAACCAATACAGCTGATGCCAAAGTTGAACATTCAGTAGAAAATCTAGCTGATGGCAAAAAAGGTATCAACAAGACCATGGACGTTGATGAAAATGACAACGGAATGGCAATCAGTGATCCTACAAGTTACTCGAAGTTATCTGATGCTTACAACGTGAACATTTCAGCTGACGGCAAGGTTACTGCTAAAGATGACGATGAAAATTCTAAGTCTAATCAAGAAAACCGTGTTGCTCTTGTTCAACAATTAATGGATAATGGCGGTAACGCTAATGCATATTACTACATTCCATCATTACCTCGTCTCTATGAGAACTGGAACAAAGCTCGAATCAATGTGGTAGTTTACGACAAAGCAGCAGTTCCAGCTCCTACTAAACAAGACACGAAACCATCATTTGCCACAACTGATGTTTCAAGAGGAAATGATCCGTTCAACGTTAAACTTCGTCCATACACCACTGTCTATGATGATGGTGCAGTATTGACAGAAGCAAACGTTCCACAGAACTTCAAGAATATCTTGGCAAAGAGTTTAGTTGCCGGTAATCCTGATTACGCAAATAACACTGAGAAATTACAACAATTATTAGTGAATGCCTTCCTTGGTAGCTGGCAACAAAACAACGGCAGTTTCGATGAAACTGATACCGGTGCTGGCGTTAAATCACCACTATATCTATATGGCGGCTTTGGAATCAGTAACTCTGACTCTAAGAACTCATATGACAAGTGGCCAACAGGTTACGCAAATCCTGAAGATAATACTTCTAAGTATCACGAAGCTCTTACCAACTTCTCTGGTGACTTCTATCGTGGAGGAGCAGATCTAAAGGATGCACAAGGAAATACAATCGCTAATACAAAAGTTCCTGCAAGTTCAATTAAGGTTGATATCAGTAAACTTGATTTAACTAAAGCAGGCAGTTACCCAGTGGTATATACTTACACGAATCCAAGTAATGATAAGGATACGGCAAGTATAACAGTACCCGTTCAGGTAACAGATCAATCAGCACCAGTATTTGCCTTCCAAGGCACTAATGATGTAACTATTAACGTGGGAGAGAACTTTGATCCAACAGCGTATAAAGTAGTTGGTTCATGGAATATCTTCAACAAGTACAATGGTGACTATGATCAATTAGTTAACTACGAAGGAATCGCTAAAGATAGTAAAGGTGATCCAGACGTAACCATCTCTGGTACAGTTGATACAACGGTTGCTGGAATTTATCAGTTAACCTATAAAGCTACGAATGCTTCAGGTATTCAAACTGTAATGACCCGCTATATTACAGTATTACCAAAAGAAGCACCATCTAGCGAATGGAGTATCTCAGACTACAACGGAGTAGGATATGTTAACTATGTTCCAGGTTATGGGATCAATGTCTGGAATGCACCAGCAGGTACATTTACAGGTCAAAGATTACAACATGGAACAGCTTGGAAAGTCTTCCAGAAAGCGACAAATTCAAAGGGACAAACCTTCTATAACGTAGGTAAGAACCAATGGATCGATGGACAGTATGTCTCATTTGCGCCAGTAACAGGTGGCATGGAGACATTAGATGGAATCGTAACCATCAAGTATGTCCCAGGCTACGGAGTCAACTTATGGAAAGACTCAAATACGACGGGTGGATACTATGAAGGACGTAAGTTACAGGACGGCACCGAGTGGAAGACGTTTGGCCAGAAGAATGGCTTCTACAAAGTTGGTGAGAACCAATGGGTGCAGGGTGACTATGCTTCATACCGTGCTAAATAG